The Streptococcus oralis region TGTTTTTAGTGGCTTGTTCCAATCAAAAACAGGCAGATGGGAAGCTAAATATCGTGACAACCTTTTACCCTGTCTACGAATTTACCAAGCAAGTCGCAGGAGATACTGCTAATGTAGAACTCCTCATCGGTGCTGGTACAGAACCTCATGAATACGAACCGTCTGCCAAGGCAGTTGCCAAAATCCAAGACGCAGATACCTTTGTCTATGAAAATGAAAATATGGAAACATGGGTTCCTAAATTGCTAGAATCCTTGGATAAGAAAAAGGTGAAAATCATCAAGGCGACAGGTGATATGCTCCTCTTGCCAGGTGGTGAGGAAGAAGAGGAAGGGCATGATCATGACGGTGAGGGTCACCATCACGACTACGATCCCCATGTTTGGCTTTCACCAGCACGCGCCATCAAACTGGTAGAGCATATCCGTGACAGCTTGTCAGCAGATTATCCTGATAAAAAAGAGACTTTTGAGAAGAATGCAGCTGCCTATATTGAAAAATTGCAAGCATTGGATAAGGCCTACACAGATGGCTTGTCTCAAGCCAAACAAAAGAGCTTTGTGACCCAGCACGCTGCCTTTAACTACCTTGCCTTGGACTACGGTCTCAAGCAAGTATCCATCTCAGGTCTCTCACCAGATGCAGAACCATCAGCAGCACGTTTGGCAGAATTGACCGAGTATATCAAGAAAAACAAGATTTCTTATATCTACTTTGAAGAAAATGCCTCACAAGCCCTCGCCAATACACTTTCAAAAGAAACAGGTGTCAAACTAGATGTGCTCAATCCGCTAGAAAGTCTGACAGAAGAAGCAACCAAGGCTGGTGAGGACTATATCTCCGTGATGGAGAAAAACCTCAAGGCTTTGAAACAAACAACGGACCAAGAAGGACCAGAAATCGAGCCAGAGAAGGAAGAAAACACCAAGACAGTTCACAATGGTTACTTTGAGGATGCAGATGTCAAAGATCGTACCTTGAGTGACTATGTTGGCAACTGGCAGTCGGTCTATCCTTTCCTTGAGGATGGAACTTTTGATCAAGTCTTTGACTACAAGGCTAAGTTGACTGGCAAGATGACCAAGGATGAGTACAAGGCCTACTATAGAAAAGGCTATCAGACAGATGTGACCAAAATCAACATCACGGACAACACTATGGAATTTGTTCAAGGTGGCCAAAGCAAGAAATTCACCTATAAGTATGTCGGCAAGAAAATCTTGACTTATAAGAAAGGCAATCGTGGCGTGCGCTTCCTCTTTGAAGCAACAGATGCGGACGCTGGACAGTTCAAGTACGTTCAGTTTAGTGACCACAATATCGCCCCAGTCAAGGCAGAACATTTCCATATCTTCTTTGGAGGTACTAGCCAAGAAGCCCTCTTTGAAGAGATGGATAACTGGCCAACCTACTACCCAGATAACCTATCTGGCCAAGAAATCGCCCAAGAAATGTTGGCGCATTGATGCAAGAGAGAATCCCGCAAATCTGCGGGATTTTTTACTGGAAATGATTAGGTTGTTAGGTATTATAGTACCACAGTTGTGCTGTTCACAATGTGATAAAAAGGTCATTTTCTACTGGCTGATTCTCACTAGCTGGCGAATGCAAAAGCTACGATTGTACAAATTATAGAATCTTTTCAGGGGATTTAGGAAGGGAGCTTAGTCATATTGACGCTGCTATCGCTTTTTGTTATAGTCAAAGAGAGAGCGGTCTGGAACAATAGTTTATTCACAGTCTGTGGATAAGTCTAGGGGAAAATGACATACAACTCAGGGTGTTGAAGTATCCTGAAAATAGTTCCGTATGTTAGTGAATTTCTGGAAAGCTAGTATAAACCTTAGTACAGAGCTATTTGACAAAGGGCTGTTTAGGGTGACAGGTGAGCTAGAGACTGAAAAAACTAGTTTTTAGGTATGTTTTCTTATCCACAAGTTGTGGATAACTTTGTGAACAAGAGAAAGAGATACGAGATGATGACGAACATAAAACCACATGGAGCATTACCAAGTCAGGCCCAGCTAGTTTATTTAGAGGATAAACTAGCTGCCTTTATCCATTTTGGTCCCAATACCTTTTATGACCAAGAATGGGGAAGTGGGCAAGAGGATCCCAAGCGTTTTAACCCGACCAAGTTGGATGCGCGTGAATGGGTTCGAGTGCTTAAAGAAACGGGTTTTAAAAAGCTGATTTTGGTAGTTAAGCACCACGATGGTTTTGTGCTCTATCCGACAGCACATACAGATTATTCGGTCAAGGCTAGCCCTTGGAGGGATGGAAAGGGGGACTTGCTCCTTGAAGTTTCCCAGGCTGCAACTGAGTTTGACATGGATATGGGGGTTTATTTATCTCCTTGGGATGTCCATAGTCCCTTCTATCATGTGGACCGAGAAGCAGACTACAATGCCTATTATCTGGCTCAGTTGAAGGAAATCTTATCAAATCCTGACTATGGGAATGCTGGTAAGTTCGCTGAGGTTTGGATGGATGGTGCTCGAGGGGAAGGGGCCCAGCAGGTCAACTATGAGTTTGAGAATTGGTTTGAAACCATTCGTGACTTGCAGGGCGATTGTTTGATTTTCTCAACTGAAGGAACTAGTATTCGCTGGATTGGGAATGAACGAGGCTATGCAGGGAATCCCTTGTGGCAAAAGGTCAAGCCAGACCAGTTGGGGACAGAGGCGGAATTAGATTATCTACAGCACGGAGACCCCTTTGGGACGCTATTTTCAATCGGTGAGGCAGATGTTTCTCTTCGGCCGGGCTGGTTTTACCATGAGGATCAGGACCCCAAGTCTCTCGAGGAATTGGTCGAAATCTACTTTCACTCGGTGGGTCGGGGTACACCTCTCTTACTCAATATTCCGCCAAACCAAGATGGACTCTTTGACGAAAAGGATATCCAGCGTCTCTATGAATTTGCTGCCTACCGTGACGAGCTCTATAAAGAGGATTTGGCTTTGGGAGCCAAGGTATCTGGTCCTGCTCTATCACCAGACTATGCCTGTCATCATCTGACAGATGGGCTGGAGGCTAGTTCTTGGGCAAGTGATGCAGAGTTGCCAATCCAATTAGAGCTCGATTTAGGGGCACTTAAAACTTTTGATGTGATTGAGTTAAGAGAAGATTTGAAGTTGGGGCAACGCATCGCTGCTTTTCATGTTCAGGTAGAGTTGGATGGTGTCTGGCAGGAGTTTGGTTCTGGTTATACTGTTGGCTACAAACGTCTCTTACGAGGATCAGTCGTTGAGGCGCAGAAGATACGTGTGACCATTACAGAGGCACAGGCTTTGCCTTTGTTAACCAAGATTTCACTCTATAAAACACCTACCTTGTCGAAAAAAGAAGCTGTTCAGCAACTAGAGTTTTCAGAAAAAAGTCTGGCTGTGACCAAGGGAGAAAATGTCCACTTTACAGTGAAGCGCATAGAATTTAGCAGTCCTTTAGAAGCTAAGATTTCGATTCAACCAGGGACAGGTGTGCATGGTGTCGCCTATCGGGACGAGATTCAAGTCCTTACGTTTCAAGCTGGTGAGACTGAAAAAAGGCTAACGCTACCAACCTTGTATTTTGCAGGAGATAAAAGCTTAGATTTTTATCTGAATTTGACAGTAGATGGTCAGCTGGTTGACCAGCTTCAGGTCCAAGTTTCATAAAAGAAGAACCTTTGCGCGATGCAAAGGTTCTTTTGGTTATGAGTGATTTGGCAACCAGCTAAGTGTAAAGGTTAGTTGCTCAGCTTTCAAGAGGTCTTGGTGTTGAATGCTAGATACTATGGTCTTGTCCAATCGGCATTCTTTGACAAAGTTGAAATGGCTGTGGTTTTGCTCGGCATGGATATCCAGCCATTTATTTTTCTTAGCTAGGTAGATACGGAGATGGTCAAAGAGAGGAATTCCGAGATCGTAACTTGGTTTGCCTGGACAGGTCGGGTAGAATCCAAGAGCTGACCAGATATACCAAGCAGAGAGACTGCCATTGTCCTCATCGCCAGGATAGGCTTCCCAGCTTGGGTGAAAGGCTTTCTGACGCAAGGTTTTGATGAGTAGAGCAGTGTAGTCAGGGTAGTCGCTGTAGCGAAAGAGATAAGGGATGTGGAAGCTCGGTTGGTTGGAAATGGCGATTTGCCCAAAAGGAGCGGTAGCCATCTCGCTCATCTCGTGAATCTCGTAACCATAGCCGGTGGTTTCAAAGAGAGGAGCGTCCTGACAGGCTTTCAATAGATAATTGCTGAAGGCTTCTTTTCCACCCATAAGCTGGATTAAGCCTGGGATGTCGTGGAGGACGCCTAAAGTCGCTTGAATGGCAGAGCATTCGGCGTAGTCGCGTCCCCAACTATAAGGGGAGAAGTCAGGACGGAAGTTGCCTTGGCTGTCTCGCGCACGCATGTAACCTGTCTCAGCGTCAAATAGATGCTTGTAATTTTGTGACGAAGCCTTATAAGTCTGGGCGATGTCATTCTGATCAAGTTTTTCGGCACAGCTGGCGATACAAAAATCGCTATAGGCGTAGTCAAGGGTGTGACTGACACTTTCGTGGTGGTCGGTAGAGAGGTAGCCCAGTTCTTGGTATTGGGCTAGTCCGTGGCGGCCATTGATGCCGAGAGGGTCGGACTTGCTGGCTGTTTCAAGCATAGCCTGGAGGAGTTCTTCTTCTAGGTCGGGGGCCATGTCCTTGCAGGCGCTATCTGCGATAATGCCATCTAGCAGGGTACCAGGCATCATGCCACGTTCATCTGGGGCCAGCCATTTTGGCAGGAAACCAGTATCGCGGTAGCTATTGAGGAAACCTTCTAGAAAGCGGTGATAGTGTTCCGGTATGACAAGCGCAAAGAGGGGGAAGGTGGTGCGGAAGGTATCCCAGAAGCCATTGTTGCTAAAGAGGACGCCGGGCTTGACAGTACCAGTAGCCAGATCCATGTGGATGGCTTGCCCTGACTCGTTCACTTCATAAAAAGTCTGCGGGAAGAGGAAGATTCTGTAGAGGCAGTGGTCAAAGAAGGTTCGGTCAGCTTCTCCTGTTTCTAGCACATCAAAACGATGGAGGAGATTTTCCCAGTCCGCTTTCGCATTTACTTTACAGCTGTCAAAGTCCTTTTGAGATAGATTAAGCAGAGCTTGAGAAGGCGATATGAAAGAAGTTGCTAGTTGAATCTCTGCTTGACTGCTTGCTAAGTCAATTCGCCAGTCTTCACCTTCTTGGCTGACAGCAAGAATATCCGTATTTATTTGCAGGACTGTGAACAGTATCAGTGGATTTTTGTTGGTCTCAGTTTTACCTTCTTGTCGCAGGGCAAGAGTTCGATTATCTACTTGCTCTACATTCAGTTCATCTGCTGCGTGAAGGTAGAGGGAGAGGGCTTTACCTTGCTTTTGCTCCAAACGAATAGAAGCACCGTAGCAAGTCGGAGTAAGCTGGCTTTCAATCTGATAGCGCAGAGAAAAGAGTTTCAAATAGTGAGGCTGGAAGCAAGCTTTATCTATATCATAAGAAGACTGGCGGTGAAAGAGACTATCTCCGCCCAGTTGACCGGTGACAGGTGTCAGAAGCAGCCAAGAATAGTCGCCAATCCAAGGACTGGGCTGGTGGGTCAATCGAATCCCTTGAAAGATGGGCAGATGTGGTTCGAAAAACCAAGCTCCCTCCTGGTCACTGGTCTGGGGCACAAAATAATTCATCCCAAAAGGCACGCCCGTGTAAGGCAGGGTATTCCCCCGAGAAAAGGCATGCTTGCTAGCAGTCCCAAAGCGGGTATCAATGGTTTCAAGTAGTGGTTTCATAGTCTTTCCTTTAGCTGTTTTCCTACATTATATCAGAAAAAGAGTGCCTTTAGATATGGCGTTCGAAAGTAAGCAATTTTGTAGAAAAATGACTATCATTTGTGTATGTATTTTCTGTCTCAAAAACTATATACTGAAAATGAAAATCTGTTTGAAAGAGGCAAAATAGTTTATGGTTTATTCGAAAGAAATTGTTAGAGAATGGCTGGATGAAGTAGCAGAGCGGGCTAAGGACCATCCAGAGTGGGTAGATGTTTTCGAGCGTTGCTACACAGACACCTTGGACAATACGGTTGAAATCCTAGAAGATGGCTCAACTTTTGTATTGACAGGGGATATTCCTGCGATGTGGCTTCGGGATTCGACAGCCCAACTCAGACCCTATCTTCATGTGGCTAAAAGAGATGCCCTCCTGCGTCAGACCATTGCTGGTTTGGTCAAGCGTCAGATGACCTTGGTGCTCAAGGATCCTTATGCCAACTCTTTTAACATTGAGGAAAACTGGAAGGGACACCACGAGACCGATCACACAGACCTGAATGGTTGGATTTGGGAACGCAAGTATGAGGTGGACTCTCTTTGCTATCCTTTGCAGTTGGCTTATCTCCTCTGGAAAGAGACTGGTGAGACTAGTCAGTTTGATGAGACTTTTGTCGCAGCGACCAAGGAAATTCTTCATCTGTGGACGGTGGAACAAGACCACAAGAACTCTCCTTATCGTTTTGTTCGAGATACAGACCGCAAGGAAGATACTCTGGTAAATGATGGCTTTGGACCTGATTTTGCAGTGACTGGTATGACCTGGTCAGCCTTTCGCCCGAGTGATGACTGCTGCCAGTATAGCTACTTGATTCCGTCCAATATGTTTGTAGTAGTAGTCTTGGGTTATGTCCAAGAAATCTTTGCAGAACTAGACCTAGCTGATAGCGAGAGTGTCATTGCAGATGCTAAGCGTCTCCAGTCTGAAATCCAAGAAGGAATCGAAAACTACGCTTACACCACCAACAGCAAGGGTGAAAAGATTTACGCCTTTGAAGTGGATGGTTTAGGAAATGCCAGCATCATGGACGATCCAAATGTACCAAGTTTGCTGGCTGCGCCTTATCTGGGCTATTGCGACATTGAAGACGAAGTGTATCAAGCTACACGCCGCACTATTCTGAGCCCTGAAAATCCATATTTCTACCAAGGGAAATACGCTAGCGGTCTCGGAAGTTCTCATACCTTCTATCGCTATATCTGGCCCATTGCCCTTTCTATCCAAGGCTTGACAACAAGAGATAAGGCAGAGAAAAAATTCTTGCTCGATCAGCTGGTTGCTTGCGATGGTGGTACAGGTGTTATGCACGAAAGCTTCCACGTGGACGACCCAACGCTTTACTCTCGTGAATGGTTCTCTTGGGCCAACATGATGTTCTGTGAATTGGTCTTGGATTACCTGGATATTCGCTAATACTCTTCGAAAATCTCTTCAAACCACGTCAGCTTCGCCTTGCCGTAGGTATGGTTACTGACTTCATCAGTTCTATCCACAACCTCAAAGCAGTGCTTTGAGCAGACTGCGGCTAGCTTCCTAGTTTGCTCTTTGATTTTCATTGAGTATAAGGAGCGCGCTTTAGTTTCACCGATTCGTGTCAGAATCACACCTTTACATTTAAAACGTTAAAATTTAAATTTAGAATGAGGTTTTACTCATGGAAAATGTTGTTGTACATATTATCTCACACAGTCACTGGGACCGTGAGTGGTACTTACCTTTTGAAAGCCACCGTATGCAGTTGGTGGAATTATTTGACAATCTTTTTGATCTTTTTGAAAATGACCCTGAGTTCAAGAGCTTCCACTTGGATGGACAAACCATTGTCCTAGATGACTACTTGGAAATTCGCCCTGAAAATCGCGACAAAGTCCAAGGTTACATCGACCAAGGCAAACTCAAAATTGGTCCCTTTTACATCTTGCAGGATGATTACTTGATTTCTAGCGAAGCCAATGTCCGCAACACCTTGATTGGTCAAGCAGAATGTGCAAAATGGGGCAAATCAACCCAGATTGGTTACTTCCCAGATACCTTTGGAAATATGGGACAAGCGCCTCAAATCCTTCAAAAATCAGGCATTCACGTGGCAGCCTTTGGTCGTGGTGTCAAGCCGATTGGATTTGACAACCAAGTCCTCGAAGATGAGCAGTTTACATCCCAGTTTTCAGAAATGTACTGGCAGGGCGCGGACGGAAGTCGTGTTCTCGGTATCCTCTTTGCCAACTGGTATAGTAATGGGAATGAAATCCCAGTTGATAAGGATGAGGCCCTGGCCTTCTGGAAACAAAAATTGTCAGACGTGCGTGACTATGCTTCGACCAATCAATGGTTGATGATGAACGGCTGTGACCACCAGCCTGTACAGCGAAATCTGAGTGAAGCCATTCGTGTGGCAAATGAACTCTTCCCAGATGTGACTTTTGTTCATAGTTCCTTTGATGACTATGTCCACGCAGTAGAAAGTGCTCTACCAGAGCAGTTATCAACGGTTACAGGTGAGTTGACAAGTCAGGAAACAGATGGTTGGTACACACTTGCCAACACTTCTTCATCACGCATTTACCTTAAACAAGCCTTCCAAGAAAATAGCAACCTCCTAGAACAAGTAGTGGAGCCATTGACTGTCATCACTGGTGGCCACAACCATAAGGACCAGTTGACCTATGCTTGGAAAGTCCTTCTACAAAATGCGCCACATGACAGTATCTGTGGCTGTAGTGTGGACGAGGTTCATCGTGAGATGGAAACACGTTTTGCTAAGGTTAACCAAGTTGGAAACTTCGTTAAGACCAATCTTCTCAACGAGTGGAAGGGCAAAATCGCAACTCATGAAGCCCAAAGCGACTATCTCTTTACCGTCATTAACACAGGCTTGCATGACAAGGTTGATACAGTCAGCACCGTGATTGATGTAGCGACTTGTGATTTCAAAGAATTGCACCCAACAGAAGGCTATAAGAAGATGGCAGCCTTGACCTTGCCAAGCTACCGTGTCGAAGACTTGGAAGGGCATGCTGTAGAAGCGAAAATCGAAGATCTGGGAGCTAATTTTGAGTATGATTTACCAAAAGACAAGTTCCGCCAGGCTCGTATCGCTCGTCAAGTGCGCGTGACAGTGCCTGTTCATCTAGCACCACTTTCCTGGACAACCTTCCAATTGCTCGAAGGAGAACAAGAACACCGTGACGGTATTTACCAAAATGGAGTGATTGATACGCCATTTGTAACGGTCAGTGTGGATGAAAATATCACAGTCTACGACAAGACAACTCATGAAGCTTATGAGGATGTTCTTCGTTTTGAAGACCGTGGTGACATCGGAAATGAGTACATCTATTTCCAACCAAAAGGAACAGAGCCTATCTACGCAGAACTCAAAGGCTGTGAAGTCTTGGAAAATACAGCTCGTTTTGCCAAGATCTTGCTCAAGCATGAATTGACAATTCCAGTAAGTGCAGACGAAAAACTGGATGCGGAACAAAGAGGAATCATCGAGTTTATGACGCGCGAAGCTGGTCGCTCAGAAGAATTGACAATTCTTCCTCTTGAAACAGAGATGACCGTCTTTGTTGATAATCCACAAATTCGTTTCAAGACTCGCTTTACTAACACAGCCAAGGACCACCGTATCCGTCTCTTGGTTAAGACTCATAACACACGTCCAAGCAATGACTCTGAAAGCATCTATGAGGTGGTGACACGACCAAACAAACCAGCTGCTTCTTGGGAAAATCCTGAAAATCCACAACACCAACAAGCCTTTGTCAGCCTTTATGATGATGAAAAAGGAGTGACGGTGGCCAATAAAGGACTGCACGAGTATGAAATCCTTGGCGACGATACCATTGCAGTGACCATCCTTCGTGCCTCAGGTGAGCTAGGTGACTGGGGTTACTTTCCGACACCAGAGGCTCAGTGCTTGCGTGAGTTTGAAGTCGAGTTTGCTCTTGAATGCCACCAAGCAGGGGAACGCTTCTCCGCTTTCCGTCGTGCCAAAGCCTTCCAAACACCATTCACTAGTCTTCAAGTTGCTAAACAAGAAGGAAGTGTGGCAGCGACTGGTAGCCTCTTGAGTCATGCGGCACTCAGCTTACCACAAGTTTGCCCAACAGCCTTTAAAGTGGCGGAAAATGAAGAAGGATATGTCCTCCGTTACTACAATATGAGTCAAGAAAATGTTCGCATATCAGAACACCAACAAACCATTTTGGACTTACTTGAGCGACCATATCCAGTTCATTCAGGACTATTAGCGCCACAAGAAATTCGCACAGAATTGATCAAAAAAGAAGACATTTAACAGTTTTGAAGTGTTTGATAACTAATACTATGAGATAGAAAGGAGGGGCGAAAGAGTAAGGATTAATTGCTGATTCGCCCCTTTTTTGGTGAAAATATGATCATTGCAACCATTGATATTGGAGGAACTGGGATTAAGTTTGCCAGTCTAACTCCTGATGGAAAAATACTAGATAAGACAAGTACTCCGACGCCAGAAACCCTAGAAGATTTACTGGCATGGCTAGACCAACGCTTGGCAGAACAAGATTATAGTGGGATCGCCATGAGCGTTCCAGGCGCGGTCAAACAAGAAACAGGTGTGATTGAGGGAATCAGTGCCGTGCCTTATATTCACGGTTTTTCTTGGTATGAAGCTCTTGCTCATCACAAGCTATCTGTCCATCTAGAAAATGATGCCAACTGTGTTGGACTTAGTGAACTGTTGGCTCACCCAGAGATTGAAAATGCAGCCTGTGTCGTGATTGGGACAGGAATTGGCGGAGCTATGATTATCAATGGCAAACTTCACCGTGGTCGCCACGGCTTAGGTGGTGAGTTTGGCTATATGACAACCATTGAACCAGCTGAAAAACTCAACAACTGGTCGCTACTAGCATCCACAGGAAACATGGTTCGCTACGTAATTGAAAAATCTGGTCAGACTGACTGGGATGGTCGCAAGATTTACCAAGAAGCTGCAGCAGGAAATGCTCTTTGTCAAGAAGCGATTGAGCGCATGAATCGTAATCTGGCTCAAGGTTTGCTCAATATTCAGTATCTCATCGACACGGATGTCATTAGCCTGGGTGGGTCTATCAGCCAAAATCCAGACTTCATCCAAGGTGTCAAGAAGGCTGTCGATAACTTTGTCGAAACCTACGAAGAATACACGGTCGCACCAGTTATCCAAGCTTGCACCTATCATGCAGATGCCAATCTCTATGGTGCCCTTGTCAACTGGCTACAGGAGGAAAATCAGTGGTAACATTTACAGGACTTAGTCTCAAACAAACTCAGGCAATCGACTTGCTGACAAAACATATCTCTTTACCAGATGTGGAAGTTGCAGTCGCTCAGTCTGACCAAACGTCTATCTCGATTATAGGTCAAGGTGGACACTATCAACTAACCTATCGCAAACCTCACCAACTCTACCGCGCCTTGTCAGTGCTAGCAACAGCTCTCGTAGAAGGTGATAAGGTAGCGATTGAGGAGCAGGCGGCTTATGAAGATTTAGCCTACATGGCAGACTGTTCTCGCAATGCAGTTTTGAATGTGGCTTCTGCCAAACAGATGATTGAAGTCTTGGCTCTCATGGGTTACTCAACCTTCGAGCTCTACATGGAAGATACCTACCAGATTGAGGGGCAACCTTATTTTGGCTATTTCCGTGGCGCCTATTCAGCTGAAGAGTTACAGGAAATCGAAGCCTACGCTCAGCAGTTTGACATGACCTTTGTGCCTTGCATCCAGACCTTGGCCCACTTGTCAGCCTTTGTCAAATGGGGTGTTAAGGAAGTGCAAGAACTCCGTGATGTGGAGGACATTCTCCTTATCGGTGAAGAAAAAG contains the following coding sequences:
- a CDS encoding zinc ABC transporter substrate-binding protein AdcA, yielding MKKLSLLLASLCALFLVACSNQKQADGKLNIVTTFYPVYEFTKQVAGDTANVELLIGAGTEPHEYEPSAKAVAKIQDADTFVYENENMETWVPKLLESLDKKKVKIIKATGDMLLLPGGEEEEEGHDHDGEGHHHDYDPHVWLSPARAIKLVEHIRDSLSADYPDKKETFEKNAAAYIEKLQALDKAYTDGLSQAKQKSFVTQHAAFNYLALDYGLKQVSISGLSPDAEPSAARLAELTEYIKKNKISYIYFEENASQALANTLSKETGVKLDVLNPLESLTEEATKAGEDYISVMEKNLKALKQTTDQEGPEIEPEKEENTKTVHNGYFEDADVKDRTLSDYVGNWQSVYPFLEDGTFDQVFDYKAKLTGKMTKDEYKAYYRKGYQTDVTKINITDNTMEFVQGGQSKKFTYKYVGKKILTYKKGNRGVRFLFEATDADAGQFKYVQFSDHNIAPVKAEHFHIFFGGTSQEALFEEMDNWPTYYPDNLSGQEIAQEMLAH
- a CDS encoding alpha-L-fucosidase, with the translated sequence MTNIKPHGALPSQAQLVYLEDKLAAFIHFGPNTFYDQEWGSGQEDPKRFNPTKLDAREWVRVLKETGFKKLILVVKHHDGFVLYPTAHTDYSVKASPWRDGKGDLLLEVSQAATEFDMDMGVYLSPWDVHSPFYHVDREADYNAYYLAQLKEILSNPDYGNAGKFAEVWMDGARGEGAQQVNYEFENWFETIRDLQGDCLIFSTEGTSIRWIGNERGYAGNPLWQKVKPDQLGTEAELDYLQHGDPFGTLFSIGEADVSLRPGWFYHEDQDPKSLEELVEIYFHSVGRGTPLLLNIPPNQDGLFDEKDIQRLYEFAAYRDELYKEDLALGAKVSGPALSPDYACHHLTDGLEASSWASDAELPIQLELDLGALKTFDVIELREDLKLGQRIAAFHVQVELDGVWQEFGSGYTVGYKRLLRGSVVEAQKIRVTITEAQALPLLTKISLYKTPTLSKKEAVQQLEFSEKSLAVTKGENVHFTVKRIEFSSPLEAKISIQPGTGVHGVAYRDEIQVLTFQAGETEKRLTLPTLYFAGDKSLDFYLNLTVDGQLVDQLQVQVS
- a CDS encoding GH92 family glycosyl hydrolase, which codes for MKPLLETIDTRFGTASKHAFSRGNTLPYTGVPFGMNYFVPQTSDQEGAWFFEPHLPIFQGIRLTHQPSPWIGDYSWLLLTPVTGQLGGDSLFHRQSSYDIDKACFQPHYLKLFSLRYQIESQLTPTCYGASIRLEQKQGKALSLYLHAADELNVEQVDNRTLALRQEGKTETNKNPLILFTVLQINTDILAVSQEGEDWRIDLASSQAEIQLATSFISPSQALLNLSQKDFDSCKVNAKADWENLLHRFDVLETGEADRTFFDHCLYRIFLFPQTFYEVNESGQAIHMDLATGTVKPGVLFSNNGFWDTFRTTFPLFALVIPEHYHRFLEGFLNSYRDTGFLPKWLAPDERGMMPGTLLDGIIADSACKDMAPDLEEELLQAMLETASKSDPLGINGRHGLAQYQELGYLSTDHHESVSHTLDYAYSDFCIASCAEKLDQNDIAQTYKASSQNYKHLFDAETGYMRARDSQGNFRPDFSPYSWGRDYAECSAIQATLGVLHDIPGLIQLMGGKEAFSNYLLKACQDAPLFETTGYGYEIHEMSEMATAPFGQIAISNQPSFHIPYLFRYSDYPDYTALLIKTLRQKAFHPSWEAYPGDEDNGSLSAWYIWSALGFYPTCPGKPSYDLGIPLFDHLRIYLAKKNKWLDIHAEQNHSHFNFVKECRLDKTIVSSIQHQDLLKAEQLTFTLSWLPNHS
- a CDS encoding glycoside hydrolase family 125 protein, whose protein sequence is MVYSKEIVREWLDEVAERAKDHPEWVDVFERCYTDTLDNTVEILEDGSTFVLTGDIPAMWLRDSTAQLRPYLHVAKRDALLRQTIAGLVKRQMTLVLKDPYANSFNIEENWKGHHETDHTDLNGWIWERKYEVDSLCYPLQLAYLLWKETGETSQFDETFVAATKEILHLWTVEQDHKNSPYRFVRDTDRKEDTLVNDGFGPDFAVTGMTWSAFRPSDDCCQYSYLIPSNMFVVVVLGYVQEIFAELDLADSESVIADAKRLQSEIQEGIENYAYTTNSKGEKIYAFEVDGLGNASIMDDPNVPSLLAAPYLGYCDIEDEVYQATRRTILSPENPYFYQGKYASGLGSSHTFYRYIWPIALSIQGLTTRDKAEKKFLLDQLVACDGGTGVMHESFHVDDPTLYSREWFSWANMMFCELVLDYLDIR
- a CDS encoding alpha-mannosidase, which encodes MENVVVHIISHSHWDREWYLPFESHRMQLVELFDNLFDLFENDPEFKSFHLDGQTIVLDDYLEIRPENRDKVQGYIDQGKLKIGPFYILQDDYLISSEANVRNTLIGQAECAKWGKSTQIGYFPDTFGNMGQAPQILQKSGIHVAAFGRGVKPIGFDNQVLEDEQFTSQFSEMYWQGADGSRVLGILFANWYSNGNEIPVDKDEALAFWKQKLSDVRDYASTNQWLMMNGCDHQPVQRNLSEAIRVANELFPDVTFVHSSFDDYVHAVESALPEQLSTVTGELTSQETDGWYTLANTSSSRIYLKQAFQENSNLLEQVVEPLTVITGGHNHKDQLTYAWKVLLQNAPHDSICGCSVDEVHREMETRFAKVNQVGNFVKTNLLNEWKGKIATHEAQSDYLFTVINTGLHDKVDTVSTVIDVATCDFKELHPTEGYKKMAALTLPSYRVEDLEGHAVEAKIEDLGANFEYDLPKDKFRQARIARQVRVTVPVHLAPLSWTTFQLLEGEQEHRDGIYQNGVIDTPFVTVSVDENITVYDKTTHEAYEDVLRFEDRGDIGNEYIYFQPKGTEPIYAELKGCEVLENTARFAKILLKHELTIPVSADEKLDAEQRGIIEFMTREAGRSEELTILPLETEMTVFVDNPQIRFKTRFTNTAKDHRIRLLVKTHNTRPSNDSESIYEVVTRPNKPAASWENPENPQHQQAFVSLYDDEKGVTVANKGLHEYEILGDDTIAVTILRASGELGDWGYFPTPEAQCLREFEVEFALECHQAGERFSAFRRAKAFQTPFTSLQVAKQEGSVAATGSLLSHAALSLPQVCPTAFKVAENEEGYVLRYYNMSQENVRISEHQQTILDLLERPYPVHSGLLAPQEIRTELIKKEDI
- a CDS encoding ROK family protein, whose amino-acid sequence is MIIATIDIGGTGIKFASLTPDGKILDKTSTPTPETLEDLLAWLDQRLAEQDYSGIAMSVPGAVKQETGVIEGISAVPYIHGFSWYEALAHHKLSVHLENDANCVGLSELLAHPEIENAACVVIGTGIGGAMIINGKLHRGRHGLGGEFGYMTTIEPAEKLNNWSLLASTGNMVRYVIEKSGQTDWDGRKIYQEAAAGNALCQEAIERMNRNLAQGLLNIQYLIDTDVISLGGSISQNPDFIQGVKKAVDNFVETYEEYTVAPVIQACTYHADANLYGALVNWLQEENQW